From Polaribacter haliotis:
ATTCAGATGGCGATGGTATTCCAAATTACTTAGATGAAGATGATGATAATGATGGAGTTCCAACCAAAGACGAAGATGTTGTAAGTAAAGATGGAAACCCATTAAATGATGATTCAGATGGCGATGGTACACCAAATTACTTAGATACTGATGACGATGGAGATGGAGTTCCAACCAAAGACGAAGATGTTGTAACTAATGATGGAAATCCAGCAAACGACGATTCAGATGGCGATGGTATTCCGAATTATTTAGATGAAGACGATGATAATGATGGTATTCCAACCAAAGAAGAAGATGTTGTAACTAATGATGGAAATCCAGCAAACGACGATTCAGATGGCGATGGTACACCAAACTATTTAGATAATGATGATGATAATGATGGAGTTCCAACCAAAAACGAAGATGTTGTTACTAATGATGGAAATCCATTAAATGATGATTCAGATGGCGATGGTATTCCAAATTATTTAGATCAAGATGACGATAATGATGGTATTCCAACCAAAGACGAAGATGTTGTTACCAATGATGGCAATCCAGGAAACGACGATTCAGATGGCGATGGTATTCCAAATTACTTAGATGAAGACGACGATAATGATGGAGTTCCAACCAAAGACGAAGATGTTGTTACGACAGATGGTAATCCAGCAAATGACGATTCAGATGGCGATGGTATTCCAAATTATTTAGATGAAGATGATGATAATGATGGAGTTCCAACTAAAAACGAAGATGTTGTAAATATAGATGGCAACCCATCAAACGACGATTCAGATAACGATGGTATTCCGAATTATTTAGATCAAGATGACGATAATGATGGTATTCCAACGAAAGACGAAGATGTTGTTACTAATGATGGCAATCCAGCAAACGACGATTCAGATGGCGATGGTATTCCAAATTATTTAGATCAAGATGACGACAATGATGGTATTCCAACCAAAGACGAAGATGTTGTTACTAATGATGGCAATCCATCAAACGACGATTCAGATGGAGATGGTACACCAAATTATTTAGATCAAGATGATGATAATGATGGAGTTCCAACCAAAGACGAAGATGTTGTAATTGTAGATGGCGATCCAACTAACGACGATTCAGATAACGATGGTATTCCGAATTATTTAGATGAAGATGATGATAATGATGGTATTCCAACTAAAGAAGAAGATCTTGATAATAATGGCAACCCATCTAATGATGATTCAGATAACGATGGTACACCAAATTATTTAGATGAAGACGATGATAATGATGGAGTTCTAACCAAAGACGAAGACAGTAATAACAATGGAGATTTCACAGATGATGATGATGATAACGATGGTATTCCAGATTATTTAGACAATGACGATTCAGATGGTGATGGAGTTATAGATTCTGTAGATTTAGATGATGATAATGATGGTATTCCAGATTTAATTGAGAATGGTGGAGACAATACCTTAGATACAGATGGAGATGGTATTCCAGATCATTTAGATACAGATTCAGATGGAGATGGTATTACAGATCTTGCAGAGTCAGGCTCAGGAGCACCAGATGCAGATGAAGATGGAGTTATAGACGGTTCTTTAATTGGTTCAGGAAACAATGGTTTATTCGATGATTTAGAAACATCTAAAGACAGTGGAATTCTTAATTACGGAATTAGAGATACAGATAGTGATGGTAAGAGAGATTTCCAAGATATAGATGACGATGGAGATGGAGTTCTTACAATAGACGAGTTTATGTTAGACTGTGATACAGATGGGGTTCCAGATCATATAGATGTAACTAATTGTGACTTAGTGCCAAATGCATTCTCTCCAAATGACGATGGTGTTAACGATACTTTTGTAATCCCAGCATTATCTAAATATCCTAACTTTAAGTTAGAGATTTATAACAGATGGGGTAATCAAGTATATGATTATAGTAATAGAGGAAAAACAAGTCCAGATTGGTGGAATGGTTATTCTACAGGAAGATTAACATTAAATGATAGTAAGCCAGTACCAGTAGGAACTTATTATTATATCATTAATTTTAATGATGGAGTTAGAAAACCAATAACAGGATGGGTATATTTAAACAGATAATTAAGATAAAGGCAATAAAAATGAAAAAAATTATAGTAATACTTGCAGTTATATTCTTTACTGTTTCTGTAAAAGCACAACAAGATCCACAGTACACACAGTACATGTACAATATGAATATCATAAACCCAGCTTATGCTGGGTCATATGACGTTTTAAGTATTAATTTACTAGGTAGATCTCAATGGGTAGGTATAGATGGAGCACCAAGAACACTTACAATGGGAATTAATTCTCCAGTAGGTAAAAATGTTGGTTTAGGTTTATCTGTTATTGTAGATGAGATTGGACCTGTTCAAGAACAAAACGTTTACGGAGACTTTTCGTATACCTTAAAAGTAGGAGAAAATGCAAACTTAGCGTTAGGTTTAAAAGCAGGGTTTACATTCTTTAATATTTGTTTACCATGTTTAAATGAAGTTAATGAAGGAGATCAAGCCTTTGTAAATCAAAATGCAAATAAAGTAATGCCAAATATTGGGGCAGGTGCATTTTATTATACAGATAAGTTCTATGCAGGTTTATCAATACCTAATTTATTAAAAACTTTTCATTTTGATAAAAAAGGAGGGCAAATATCAAGAGCATCAGAAACGAAGCACTTTTTCTTTACATCTGGTTATGTATTCGATTTATCAAACGATGTAAAGTTAAAGCCATCTACCATGATAAAAGCAGCAGAAGGATCTCCATTATCAATAGATTTTTCTGGAAACGTTTTATTATATGATAAATTAGAATTTGGTCTTTCTTATAGGTTAGATGAATCTGTATCAGCATTAATAAACGTAAGAGCAACAAACACTCTAAGAATAGGATATGCATACGATTATACCTTAACAAACTTAGGGAATTTTAATTCTGGTTCACATGAGATATTTGTACTATTTAATTTCGATTTTGAAAGAAACAAAATTAAATCGCCAAGATTCTTCTAGTTAACAAAACAATTATGAAAAAAACAATACAATTTACTCTCGTACTTTTATTCAGTTCTTTAACCATACTTGGGCAAACTAAAGAAACAAAAAAAGCAGACGTCCATTTCGAAAATTTATCTTACGTTTCAGCAGCGCAAGAATATAAAAAGCTTGCAGAAGACAATGCAACTGAGCATGTGCTACAAAGATTAGGAGATAGTTATTACTTCAATGTAAAGATGCAAGAAGCTTCAAATACATACAGTAAACTATTCAATAATTTTCCAACGCAAAAACCAGAGCATATTTTTAGATATGCACAAGCTTTAAGAGCAACAGGTAATTTTAATGATTCAGATGCTTGGATGAAGAAGTTTCACGAAGCTAAAAAGAACGACTCAAGAGGAATTCATTTTACAGATCACGAAGCGACTTTAAACGAACTTAGAAAAGGGAAACCAAACTATACAGTTAGTAATTTAAGAAGTATAAATACCGTTAATTCCGATTTTGGAGTTACAGATTATGGAAATACAATACTATTCTCTTCACCAAGAAAAGGAAACATATTTGTGAAGAGAGGTCATACAAGAAACAATAAAAACTTCTTAGATATCTATAAAGTTATCAAAGAAAAGATTACAACGAACGAAGGAGATAATTCAGATGTAAGACCAATGTTTACAGACGAAATAAACTCTAAATATCACGAATCTTCAGTTACTTTTTCTCCTGACAGACAAACAATGTATTTCACGAGAAATAACTACAACAAAGGAGTGTATAAGAATGATAAAAAAGGATATAACAACCTTAAAATATACAAATCTGTTTGGGTTTATAACGAATGGACAAATATAGAAGAACTTCCTTTTAATAGTAACGAATATTCTACAGGGCATCCATCTGTAAGTAAAGATGGTAAGAAATTATATTTCGCATCAGACATGCCAGGAGGTATTGGAGAAACAGATATTTATGTAGTTGCTATTAATGCTGATGGATCTTTTGGAACACCACAGAATTTAGGTTCAGAAGTAAACACAGAAGGTAGAGAAATGTTTCCTTTTATCTCAGATGAAGATGTATTGTACTTTTCTTCAGACGGACATTTTGGAATTGGAGCTTTAGATGTATTTGCAACTAAAAAAGAAAAAGGAGAATATAAAACACCAGTAAATTTAAAAGCACCTGTAAATTCTCCATTAGACGACTTTGCATTTTCAATAAATCCAATCGATAGAACAGGATATTTATCTTCTAATAGAGAAGGTGGAGTTGGAGATGATGATATTTATGCAGTAGTAGAATTAGAAAAGCCAGAAGTAATTGTGGTAAAACCACCATGTATGCAAGTAGTTTCTGGTGTTGTAAAAGACAAGAAGTTTAAAAACCCATTACCAGGAGCAAAATTGGTTTTAAAAGATGCAAATGGGAAGATTGTTAAAGAAGTATATGCAGATACAAATGCATTGTTTACTTTTACATTACCATGTAACGAAGCATTTACATTAGATGCTACAAAAGAATATTACGAACCAGATACAGCTTCTTTCGTAACTACAGAAAATAAGGATTTAGAACTCGATTTAGACTTTGCTTTAGACATTATCTCAGATTTTGCATATAATGAAAGAGGAGAGCTAATAATTAAGATAGAGCCTATTTATTTCGACTATAACAAGTCGAATATTAGACCAGATGCTGCAATAGAGTTAAATCATATTACAAGCATTATGAGAAAATATCAAAAATTAGTAATTAGATCTAGCTCACATACAGATGCAAGAGGTAAAGAGCGTTATAACGAAGCTTTATCAGACAGAAGAGCAAAATCTTCTGTAGCTTACATTATAGAAAAAGGAATTAGTTCTAGTAGAATTACTGGAAAAGGTTTTGGAGAAACAAGATTAGTAAACGATTGTGTGGATAACGATACGCATTCTAACCGCGTAAAATGTACTAAAGATCAACATCAAGCAAACAGAAGAACAGAGTTTGTAATTGTTAAAATGTAACACTTTTGCACTTAAAATAGAAGAAGAGCCTGAAAAGGCTCTTTTTTTGTGCCATAAAACCAAGAATTACAAGAAATTGATTAATTTCGCAATCTTATCAGAAAAGAGATAAAATGAAAGCGAAATTTCCTGAATATAAAGGCCTTGACTTACCAAATGTTGCAGAAGAAATTCTAAACTATTGGGAAGAAAATAACATATTTGAAAAAAGTGTAACCACAAGAGAAGGTGCAGAGCCTTATGTATTTTTTGAAGGACCACCTTCAGCAAACGGACTTCCAGGAGTTCATCATGTTTTGGCGAGAGCTATAAAAGATATTTTTCCACGTTATAAAACTATGAAAGGTTACCAAGTAAAGCGTAAAGCTGGTTGGGATACACATGGTTTACCTATAGAATTAGGTGTAGAAAAAGAACTTGGAATTACCAAAGAAGACATTGGAAAGAAAATTTCGGTAGAAGATTACAACGCAGCTTGTAGAAAAGCTGTAATGCGTTACACAGATATTTGGAACGATTTAACCCAGAAAATGGGTTATTGGGTAGATATGGACGACCCATATATTACCTACGAACCAAAATACATGGAATCTGTTTGGTGGTTATTAAAGCAGATTTATAACAAAGAATTAATTTACAAAGGGTATACAATTCAACCATATTCACCAAAAGCAGGTACAGGTTTAAGTTCTCACGAATTGAATCAGCCAGGAACTTACCAAGATGTTACAGATACAACTGTTGTAGCACAGTTTAAAGCTGTTGAAAATACTTTGCCAGATTTTCTAAAGAAGTACGACCATTTAAATTTTATTGCTTGGACAACTACTCCTTGGACTTTGCCAAGTAACACTGCTTTAACTGTTGGGCCAAAAATAGATTATGTTGTGGTTGCAACTTATAATCAATACACTTTTAAACCAGTTCACGTTATTTTAGCTAAGAATTTAGTTGGAAAACAATTTGGAGGGAAAAATAATTTTGAAGCAGAAACTGTAGAAGAACTATCAGCATATAATTCTGGTGATAAAAAAATACCTTATTTAATCTGTACAGAATGTAAAGGAACAGATTTAGTAGGAATCAAATACGAGCAATTATTAGATTTCGATTGTAAATTTGAGAATAAACAAGATGCATTTAGAGTAATTTCTGGAGATTTTGTAACGATAGAAGATGGAACAGGAATTGTACACACAGCACCAACTTTTGGAGCAGATGATGCTTTGGTTGCAAAACAAGCTTCGCCTGAAATTCCGCCTTTATTAATTAAAGACGAGAATGATAATTTAGTTCCTTTAGTAGATTTACAAGGTAGATTCAGAAAAGAAATTAAAGACGATATTTATGGTTTTGCAGGCGAATATGTAAAAGCAGAATATTTAAATGAGAAAGATTTAGAAGACGAATTAAAAATTCAGCAAGAAAATTTAACAGAGGTTTTAAAAAATCAAGATAAATATTTATCTGTAGATGAACGTTTAGGACTGAAATTAAAGAATGAAAACAAGGCTTTTAAAGTCGAAAAATACAAGCACAGTTACCCAAACTGTTGGAGAACAGACAAGCCAATTTTATATTATCCATTAGATTCTTGGTTTATAAAAGTTACGGATGTAAAAGACAGAATGCACGAGTTGAACAAAACCATCAACTGGAAACCTGAATCTACAGGAACTGGTCGTTTTGGAAATTGGTTGGCAAATGCAAACGACTGGAATTTATCTCGATCAAGATACTGGGGAATTCCATTACCAATTTGGAGAACAGAAGATGGTAAAGAAGAAATTTGTGTTGGTTCTGTAAAAGAATTAAAGCAAGAAATGGCGAAAGCTGTGGAAGCTGGAGTTTTAGCAAAAGATATTTTCGAAGATTTTGAAGTTGATAATAATTCCGAAGAAAATTATGCAAAAATAGATTTACATAAAAATATTGTAGATGAAATTGTATTAATTTCAGCATCTGGACAACCAATGAAACGTGAAAGCGATTTAATTGATGTTTGGTTCGATTCTGGTTCTATGCCTTATGCTCAATGGCATTATCCATTTGAGAATAAAAATAAAATTGATGGAAATGAATCTTTCCCAGCAGATTTTATTGCAGAAGGAGTAGATCAAACAAGAGGTTGGTTTTATACGTTGCATGCAATTGCAACCATGGTTTTCGATTCAGTTGCGTATAAAAACGTAGTTTCTAACGGTTTGGTTTTAGACAAAAACGGACATAAAATGTCGAAACGTTTAGGAAACGCTACAGATCCATTTACGACTTTATCAACTTATGGTGCAGATGCAACTCGTTGGTACATGATTTCGAATGCAAATCCTTGGGATAATTTAAAATTCGATTTAGAAGGAATTGAAGAAGTAAAACGTAAGTTTTTCGGAACACTTTACAACACATATTCATTCTTCTCTTTATATACAAATATTGATGGTTTTTCTTATAGCGAAGAAGATATTGCTTTAGAAAAAAGACCAGAAATAGATAGATGGATTTTATCAGAATTACATACTTTAATTGCTAAAGTTGATAAATTCTACGCAGCATACGAACCTACAAGAGCAGCAAGAGCAATAAGCGATTTTACACAAGATTATTTAAGTAACTGGTATGTTCGTTTGAGCAGAAGACGTTTCTGGAAAGGAACCTATGAAACAGATAAAATATCTGCATACCAAACTTTGTACACTTGTATGAATACGATTGCAAAGTTGGGTGCACCAATTGCTCCATTCTTTATGGACAAATTGTATCAAGATTTAAATTCAGTTTCAGGAAAAGAAACATCAGAAAGTATTCATTTATCTGATTTCCCAAAATTTGATGAAAGCTTCGTAGATAAATCTTTGGAGCGTAAAATGGAAAATGCACAGAAAATTTCTTCTTTGGTTTTATCATTAAGAGCAAAAGAAAAAATTAAGGTTCGTCAGCCATTGCAAAAAATTATGATTCCTGTTGATAGTGAGCAACAAAAGGAAGAAATTTTAGCAGTTGCAGATTTAATTAAGAACGAAGTAAATATTAAAGAAGTTCAGATTTTAGAGGATGCATCAGACATTTTAATCAAACAAATTAAGCCAAATTTTAAAGCTTTAGGGCCAAAATTTGGGAAGGATATGCGTTTTGTTGCAGCAGAAGTTCAAAAATTTACACAAGAAGATATTAACAAAATAGAAAAAGATAAAAACATTTCTATAGAATTTAATGGAAAAAATATTACTTTAGGACTCGAAGATGTAGATATTTCGTCAAAAGATATCGAAGGTTGGTTGGTTGCAAATGAAGGCTCGTTAACAGTAGCTTTAGATGTTACAATTACAGAAGAATTACACAAAGAAGGAGTTGCCAGAGAATTGGTTAATAGAATCCAGAATGCACGTAAAGATACTGGTTTAGAAGTAACAGATAAAATTAAGCTTACAGTCTTAAACTACGAAAACTTACAACAGTCTATCTTAGAAAATAAAGACTACATTATGAGCGAAACATTAACCGAAGATTTGGTTTTTGTAGACGAATTAACAAATGGTACAGAAATTGAATTTGATACCATTAAAAGTAGAATATTAATTGAAAAAATCTAAGATTATGCCAGATGTTAAAGTAAAATATTCGGATGAAGATTTACAAGAGTTTAAAGAAATTATTGATAAGAAAATAGCAAGAGCACAAGAAGATTTGGCTTTGTTAGAAGCTTCTTATAAAAACGATGCAAATAATGGTACAGACGATACTTCGCCATCATTCAAATCTTTTGACGAAGGTTCTGAGGTAATGAGTAAAGAAGCAAACGTACAATTAGCAATTAGACAAGAAAAGTTCATCAGAGACCTTAAAAACGCCTTATTACGTATAGAAAATAAAACGTATGGTGTTTGTAGAGTAACAAGAAAGCTAATACAAAAAGAGCGTTTAAAATTAGTGCCTCATGCAACTTTAAGCATAGAAGCAAAGCGCAAACAATAATATTAAAAAGCTTCCTTTCGAAATTTCGTATTGGAAGCTTTTTTAAATTCTTCCATTCTTATGGCTGTTCGAGTTTTACTAAAATTAAAAAGTGTTTTAATTGAAAGTAGAAAACACAGTTTCATAAGTTTTTTTTTATTTCTACTATTAATTTCCAATGTTGCTTTTTCTCAAAAAAAAGTAACGAAGACATTCCAAACAGCTTTAAATAAAATAGAAATTTCTACAGTTGGTTTAGACGATTTGGTAATTGAGAACACTACTTCAGAATTTCTTGAAATTTATTTATACTCAGAAAATCCGAATAAAAACCATATTATTTTCGAAGAAGAATATGGAATTGTAAAACTTCGGTTTAACATTCCTTCTTTTGAAAGCGAAGATAAAATCTTTAGAAAATATATTACCAAAAGACTAAATAGATCCAGTGCTATTGTAAAAGTTCCTATAAATAAAAATATTTCTGTTTTTGGAGAAAAAATAGGGGTTTCTTCTAAAGGTTATAACGGAAATTTAAAAATTTATATAGAAGAGGGCACTGTAAAATTAGACACGATACAACATAACTTATTATTAAAATTATATGTTGGCAATGTTTTCGGAAATTTTAAAAAAGCGAATGTAAATGTACTATCGAGATCTGGTAAAATTAAAATTGATAAAAAATTTTATAAAAAAAAGTACAAAAAAACAGTAGATTCTTCTGCTAAAAAAATAGACATTACAACTGTAAAAGGGAATATTTTTTTAACTAGCCAATAAACGCAATAATATTGTTATTTTTGCAAGCACAAATTCAATAAAAATGTCAAAAAAGACACTGGCAATACTTACGGTTTTAATCGCTATTATCTTAGATCAAGTTATAAAAATCTATGTAAAAACTCATTTTGCTTTAAATGAAGAAGTAGTGGTTTTCGAATGGTTTAAAATTCATTTTACCGAAAATAACGGAATGGCAATGGGAATTGAGTTTGGAGGTAAAGCAGGTAAACTGTTTTTAACCTTATTTAGAATTGTAGCAGTTGGTGCAATTATATATTGGTTAAAAGGTACAATAAAACGAGTTGTAAATAATGCAGTTGTTGTAGCAATCGCACTAATTTTGGCTGGAGCTATTGGTAATATTATAGACTCAGTTTTTTACGGAGTAATTTTCGACGATTCTTATCATAAAGTAGCCACTTTATTTTCCGACAATCCTTATGGAACCTTGTTTCACGGGAAAGTGGTAGATATGTTTTACTTTCCACTTTGGCAAGGCGTTTTACCAGATTGGATACCTTTTGTTGGTGGAGAAATGTACACGTTTTTTCAGTATATTTTTAATCCTGCAGATGCCTATATTACCATTGGTGTAATTTTACTTTTTCTTTTTAATAAACAAGCTTTCCCAAAAGAAGAGAAAAAAATAGCCGAATAATTTTTTAGTATCTTTAATTTAAATTTTTATTTTGATAGAATTTTTCGAAATTTTCGATTCGAATCTTTCACCTTATCATAATAATAAAAAGATAAAAAATGCGCTTTTTAAAATACATTGCTATTTTCTTACTAGGTTTTTTAATTGCCAAATTTTGGTACGAACCAAAGGTAGAAAACCACAAACAAGAAGAAATAAAAGTAGTCGTTCACTCAATTAAAAATATGAGTAAGCTCGTAGTTTCTAGCGGAACATTTTCTGAAGTTTACAATTATTCCGATTCAAAAAAATATTTTTACAACTATCTTTCTTTTGATAAAAAAGCAATTGTTACAGTAAATGCAAAGGTTGAGGTTGGTTACGATTTATCGAAATTAGAAATTCAGATAGATTCTATTGGAAAGAAAATTTTTATAAATAACATACCTAAAGAGGAAATAGTAATTTCTCCAGATGTAAAGTATTTCGATTTACAACAGAGTTCATTCAACACTTTTTCTAAAAGAGAATTAAACAAAATAAACCAGAAAAGTATCGAAAAAATTAAAGAAACGATAGAAGTAACCAATCTTAAAAAAGATGCCAAAGCAAGATTGTTAGAAGAGCTTTCTAAAATTTACCAACTTTCTGCGATTTACAATTGGGAGGTTGTAGATAATACAAATTCAGGGTTTTTAAAGCGGTTTAAAGATTAATCAAAATCTAAAGAAACCTCGATTATTTTTTTCTGAATTCCGTAAATAACCAAACCAGCAATATTTTTTGCTTCCGTTTTTAAAAGCAAATTATTTCTATGACCTTCTACTGTTCTTGGGCTTATAAAAAGTTTTTCAGCAATTTCTTTTGTACTGTTTTCTTGACAAATAAGCTCTAAAACATCGACTTCTCTTTTAGAAAGTAGATTTTTGTCTAAATCCCTTTTAATTCGTTTTCCTGCAGAAGAATGAATGTTTTCGTTAATAATTTTTATGACATTAGCATCATAATAAAAACCTTTGGTAAATACTTGTTTAATGGTGTGAACCACCGTTTTTGGATTGGTGTCTTTTAAAAGGTAAGAAGATGCACCAACATCTATCATGTTTGTTACAAATGCTTTTCCACCATAACTTGTTAATGCGATTATTTTAATATTTGGGTATGCTATGTGTATAATTTCTGTGGCTTCAACACCATTTATAACAGGCATTTTTAAATCCATTAAAATTACATCTGGGAATTCTTCTGTGCTACTTAAAAAATTGATTACTTCTTGTCCGTTTTCAGCTTCTGCAATTACATTAAATTCGCTTTCCCTTTCTAATAAAAATCGAATTCCTTTTCTAAAGAGTTCCTCATCGTCTGCAATAAGAATATTTATTTTTGGCATCATTTAGAAATTTTAAATAGTTATTTTTATTGCAAAACCACTATTAATATCGGTTTCAATAGTAAATATTCCATTTAAAATAGATACTCTGCTTTCTATATTTTTCATACCTAATCCTTTTTTAAACTCTAACTCTTTTAAATTGAATCCAATTCCATTATCGGAATAATTTAGAAACAGCGATTTATTTTTTTCTTCGATAACTAAAGTGCTTTTTGTTGCATTTCCATGTCGAATAGAATTGTTTATTAATTCTTGTATAATCCTAAAAAGATGTAATTCTTGCGAGGAATTCAAATGCTTTTTCGGATACTTTAGGTTGTAATTAATATCTATCTTTCTACTATTATTAAAAGTATCTACCAATTCTTCAACAGCCTCTTTAAAGCCAAATTTATCTAAAATTGGAGGCAACAAATTATGTGCAATTCTTCTGGCACTTTCTAACGTTTTATCTGTTGCAGTTAAAATTCCATCATTTACAGTAATAAATTCTTCCGCAGTTAATTCTCCATCTTTTAACAAATTTGCATTCAAATTAATTACATTTAATTTAGAACTAATATCATCATGTAAATCCTGTGCAATCCGTTTACGTTCTTTTTCCTGGGTAACTATTATAGACTGTATAATTTCTTTTTGATAACCAATTTCTAATGTTTTTTTCTCCAACTCTTTTTCGGTAATTTTTCTTCTTGATAAAAAGAAAAATACCAACAAAGCTACTCCCATTAAAAGAAGCATTAAAACACCAATAAGAGTAGTAATTATCACTTTAT
This genomic window contains:
- a CDS encoding OmpA family protein; amino-acid sequence: MKKTIQFTLVLLFSSLTILGQTKETKKADVHFENLSYVSAAQEYKKLAEDNATEHVLQRLGDSYYFNVKMQEASNTYSKLFNNFPTQKPEHIFRYAQALRATGNFNDSDAWMKKFHEAKKNDSRGIHFTDHEATLNELRKGKPNYTVSNLRSINTVNSDFGVTDYGNTILFSSPRKGNIFVKRGHTRNNKNFLDIYKVIKEKITTNEGDNSDVRPMFTDEINSKYHESSVTFSPDRQTMYFTRNNYNKGVYKNDKKGYNNLKIYKSVWVYNEWTNIEELPFNSNEYSTGHPSVSKDGKKLYFASDMPGGIGETDIYVVAINADGSFGTPQNLGSEVNTEGREMFPFISDEDVLYFSSDGHFGIGALDVFATKKEKGEYKTPVNLKAPVNSPLDDFAFSINPIDRTGYLSSNREGGVGDDDIYAVVELEKPEVIVVKPPCMQVVSGVVKDKKFKNPLPGAKLVLKDANGKIVKEVYADTNALFTFTLPCNEAFTLDATKEYYEPDTASFVTTENKDLELDLDFALDIISDFAYNERGELIIKIEPIYFDYNKSNIRPDAAIELNHITSIMRKYQKLVIRSSSHTDARGKERYNEALSDRRAKSSVAYIIEKGISSSRITGKGFGETRLVNDCVDNDTHSNRVKCTKDQHQANRRTEFVIVKM
- a CDS encoding PorP/SprF family type IX secretion system membrane protein, with the translated sequence MKKIIVILAVIFFTVSVKAQQDPQYTQYMYNMNIINPAYAGSYDVLSINLLGRSQWVGIDGAPRTLTMGINSPVGKNVGLGLSVIVDEIGPVQEQNVYGDFSYTLKVGENANLALGLKAGFTFFNICLPCLNEVNEGDQAFVNQNANKVMPNIGAGAFYYTDKFYAGLSIPNLLKTFHFDKKGGQISRASETKHFFFTSGYVFDLSNDVKLKPSTMIKAAEGSPLSIDFSGNVLLYDKLEFGLSYRLDESVSALINVRATNTLRIGYAYDYTLTNLGNFNSGSHEIFVLFNFDFERNKIKSPRFF
- a CDS encoding lipoprotein signal peptidase, which encodes MSKKTLAILTVLIAIILDQVIKIYVKTHFALNEEVVVFEWFKIHFTENNGMAMGIEFGGKAGKLFLTLFRIVAVGAIIYWLKGTIKRVVNNAVVVAIALILAGAIGNIIDSVFYGVIFDDSYHKVATLFSDNPYGTLFHGKVVDMFYFPLWQGVLPDWIPFVGGEMYTFFQYIFNPADAYITIGVILLFLFNKQAFPKEEKKIAE
- the ileS gene encoding isoleucine--tRNA ligase, encoding MKAKFPEYKGLDLPNVAEEILNYWEENNIFEKSVTTREGAEPYVFFEGPPSANGLPGVHHVLARAIKDIFPRYKTMKGYQVKRKAGWDTHGLPIELGVEKELGITKEDIGKKISVEDYNAACRKAVMRYTDIWNDLTQKMGYWVDMDDPYITYEPKYMESVWWLLKQIYNKELIYKGYTIQPYSPKAGTGLSSHELNQPGTYQDVTDTTVVAQFKAVENTLPDFLKKYDHLNFIAWTTTPWTLPSNTALTVGPKIDYVVVATYNQYTFKPVHVILAKNLVGKQFGGKNNFEAETVEELSAYNSGDKKIPYLICTECKGTDLVGIKYEQLLDFDCKFENKQDAFRVISGDFVTIEDGTGIVHTAPTFGADDALVAKQASPEIPPLLIKDENDNLVPLVDLQGRFRKEIKDDIYGFAGEYVKAEYLNEKDLEDELKIQQENLTEVLKNQDKYLSVDERLGLKLKNENKAFKVEKYKHSYPNCWRTDKPILYYPLDSWFIKVTDVKDRMHELNKTINWKPESTGTGRFGNWLANANDWNLSRSRYWGIPLPIWRTEDGKEEICVGSVKELKQEMAKAVEAGVLAKDIFEDFEVDNNSEENYAKIDLHKNIVDEIVLISASGQPMKRESDLIDVWFDSGSMPYAQWHYPFENKNKIDGNESFPADFIAEGVDQTRGWFYTLHAIATMVFDSVAYKNVVSNGLVLDKNGHKMSKRLGNATDPFTTLSTYGADATRWYMISNANPWDNLKFDLEGIEEVKRKFFGTLYNTYSFFSLYTNIDGFSYSEEDIALEKRPEIDRWILSELHTLIAKVDKFYAAYEPTRAARAISDFTQDYLSNWYVRLSRRRFWKGTYETDKISAYQTLYTCMNTIAKLGAPIAPFFMDKLYQDLNSVSGKETSESIHLSDFPKFDESFVDKSLERKMENAQKISSLVLSLRAKEKIKVRQPLQKIMIPVDSEQQKEEILAVADLIKNEVNIKEVQILEDASDILIKQIKPNFKALGPKFGKDMRFVAAEVQKFTQEDINKIEKDKNISIEFNGKNITLGLEDVDISSKDIEGWLVANEGSLTVALDVTITEELHKEGVARELVNRIQNARKDTGLEVTDKIKLTVLNYENLQQSILENKDYIMSETLTEDLVFVDELTNGTEIEFDTIKSRILIEKI
- a CDS encoding response regulator transcription factor; its protein translation is MMPKINILIADDEELFRKGIRFLLERESEFNVIAEAENGQEVINFLSSTEEFPDVILMDLKMPVINGVEATEIIHIAYPNIKIIALTSYGGKAFVTNMIDVGASSYLLKDTNPKTVVHTIKQVFTKGFYYDANVIKIINENIHSSAGKRIKRDLDKNLLSKREVDVLELICQENSTKEIAEKLFISPRTVEGHRNNLLLKTEAKNIAGLVIYGIQKKIIEVSLDFD
- a CDS encoding DUF4230 domain-containing protein, with protein sequence MRFLKYIAIFLLGFLIAKFWYEPKVENHKQEEIKVVVHSIKNMSKLVVSSGTFSEVYNYSDSKKYFYNYLSFDKKAIVTVNAKVEVGYDLSKLEIQIDSIGKKIFINNIPKEEIVISPDVKYFDLQQSSFNTFSKRELNKINQKSIEKIKETIEVTNLKKDAKARLLEELSKIYQLSAIYNWEVVDNTNSGFLKRFKD
- a CDS encoding TraR/DksA family transcriptional regulator, whose product is MPDVKVKYSDEDLQEFKEIIDKKIARAQEDLALLEASYKNDANNGTDDTSPSFKSFDEGSEVMSKEANVQLAIRQEKFIRDLKNALLRIENKTYGVCRVTRKLIQKERLKLVPHATLSIEAKRKQ